In Ananas comosus cultivar F153 linkage group 7, ASM154086v1, whole genome shotgun sequence, the sequence AATTGTTTGAGAATCAAACTTACATCAAGGTAGTAAGATTACACACTTTGTAACAAAGTTTTAAccttaaattttttcttttggttattCATGTTAGTGCTTCTTCATTTGAGCTTCAAAAATTGTCAAAATGAAATCAAGGAGATTATTTTTCAGTGCTTCAGCATTCTTTGTGATACAAACTCTGCGGAGTCTGGCGCGAGACGGTCGGACGGTGATCGCGTCGATTCATCAACCGAGTAGTGAAGTTTTCGAGCTCTTCGATTATCTTTACCTCCTTTCGGGCGGCAAAACTGTCTATTTCGGGAAAGCATCCGAAGCACATGAGGTAAAACGATCGAGAGGTTGAAAATCTCGAAACCCCCTATAATTTCATCTATTGGAACACCAACCAAGTAGTTTGAGAGAatcacacacatatatatagtacaaaacTTTTTAAGGGGCAATGTGAAAATTGCAAATTGACAGGGGGTTTTCTGCAATTTAACCAAtatgttcaaattttttttttgttctaataTTTCAACAACCTAGTTAGATCACTATTAACGTTCTTAATTCGTCGATTTCAAGTTCTTCGCGCAAGCCGGCTTGCCCTGCCCGCCTCGGAGGAACCCGTCGGACCATTTTCTCAAGTGCGTCAATACTGATTTCGACAAGGTGAAGAGCACTCTGAAAGGCTCAATAAAAATGAGAGTAAGAACTTAATTCTGAACTCAAATCTCAGAATCTTAAGCGGCGATAGCAATACATAGTTACTAAgcagcatttttcttttctgttaaaGTTTGCAAGAGCCGACGATCCACTGGAAAAGATGACATCTGCAGAAGCAATTCAAAGGCTAGTCGCGTATTACAGCCGCTCTAAATACGGCCACACAGCTCGCCAAAAAGTCGAGGAGATCTCGAGAGTCGTATGAATACACGAATTATAGTTCTTGCTACATTTAGTTACAAATTATAGCTCTTTAAGTTACGTCGTCGTCAGAGTTTCAACTGTAGCAGTGATATTTGTTGCAGAAGGGAAATGTATTGGATTCAGGAGGGAGTCAGGCCAGTTTCTGCATGCAGGCCTTCACTCTGACGCGCCGCTCGTTCGTGAACATGTCGAGGGACTTCGGTTACTATTGGCTGAGGCTCGTGATCTATATCATTGTTACGATTTGTATCGGAACCATCTACTTCAAAGTAGGGACCGGATTCAGCGCGATTCTGGTATCAGCATCCAAACAATGCATTCCACTTACAAGAATCATGTTTCAGTTACTGATTTCAGCAAACACTTAAATTTCTCTCAGTCCAGAGGATCCTGCACTTCCTTCGTCCTCGGCTTCGTGACCTTCATGTCGATCGGAGGCTTCCCGTCATTCGTAGAAGATATGAAGGTAAtcacacacccacacacacacattttcATTCATTTCTCCTGCGAAAAACTGCTTTCGAATTCTGAAAACAGCCTCGAAACTTTTGCTGAAAAATTTCTGACAGGTTTTCCAGAGAGAGCGGCTCAACGGGCACTACGGAGTCCTCGCGTTCGTCATCGGGAACACGTTCTCCGCGATGCCGTTCCTGCTCCTCATATCCGTTTTGTCGGGCACGGTTTGCTACTTCATGGTGCGCCTCCACCCCGGATTCGTGCATTACTTGTTCTTCGTTCTGTGCCTCTATTCGAGCATTACGGTTGTCGAGAGCCTAATGATGGCGATCGCGAGCGTAATCCCGAATTTCCTCATGGGGATCATAATTGGAGCAGGCATTCAGGTATGTGCCAATTTTTCGTTTTTCGACAAACACTACATTATATGATCATGAGATTGATTACATTAAAGCAGTGAAATAATGTTCTTCACTTGGTCAAATTCAGAAGTAAATTTGCTGAAACAATTGTTAAAACAAGTTCAGCAGGATTGAATTAActctttttcaatttgaattaattttgaatttgaattgattTGAGCAGGGAATTTTCATGTTGGTCTCTGGTTTCTTTAGGCGCCCAAATGATATTCCAAAGCCTATTTGGAGATACCCAGTTTCATACATGAGCTTCCACTATTGGGCCCAAgaggtattaattaattaattaatcgagGCCgattttgcaaataagcccctctaTAAGAAATGAATTAGTAACCGGTCCTGCTATGTGACAGGGCCAGTACCAAAATGACTTAAAAGGACTAATTTTCGACAACCAAACCCCGGACCAACCGAAGATCTCCGGAGAATACGTACTCCAAAAGTTCTAC encodes:
- the LOC109712478 gene encoding ABC transporter G family member 11-like; protein product: MNSSGSTKEVVMGEEIECGNSSSSGGAPRSGVVVGGLSPLSETLWRERSSMGLVGDGDVSARLTWKDLTVIVTLRSGDAQRVLDGLTGYAEPGTLTALMGPSGSGKSTLLDALSGRLATNAFLSGTVLINGRRTKLSFGTAAYVTQDDNLIGTLTVRETISYSAQLRLPDKMAREEKRALVEGTISEMGLQDCADTVIGNWHLRGISGGEKRRVSIALEILMRPRLLFLDEPTSGLDSASAFFVIQTLRSLARDGRTVIASIHQPSSEVFELFDYLYLLSGGKTVYFGKASEAHEFFAQAGLPCPPRRNPSDHFLKCVNTDFDKVKSTLKGSIKMRFARADDPLEKMTSAEAIQRLVAYYSRSKYGHTARQKVEEISRVKGNVLDSGGSQASFCMQAFTLTRRSFVNMSRDFGYYWLRLVIYIIVTICIGTIYFKVGTGFSAILSRGSCTSFVLGFVTFMSIGGFPSFVEDMKVFQRERLNGHYGVLAFVIGNTFSAMPFLLLISVLSGTVCYFMVRLHPGFVHYLFFVLCLYSSITVVESLMMAIASVIPNFLMGIIIGAGIQGIFMLVSGFFRRPNDIPKPIWRYPVSYMSFHYWAQEGQYQNDLKGLIFDNQTPDQPKISGEYVLQKFYQIDTGRSKWIDLSVLFCMIIAYRLLFFVMIRINEDVTPFVRGYIAKRRLQRKISRNQLSVASPELVNRVPSLRVVVADPASTSFEVVDLNT